GAAGGCACGCTGCGCAGCGATGCTCTCAATGCCGGGCTGACGGCCAAGGTGACGCTGGCCGATCTCGCCATGACGCTGAAGATGAATGCCGATGCTGTGTCGACGGCGCTGCCGCCGCAGATCAGTTCGCTGCTTGGCGAACGGGTCAAATTCTCGGCGACCGCAACGCGCGATCCGCAGGGCTCTTTCGCCGCCAACTCGATCGAACTCACTTCCGGTTCGCTGAGCGCCAGCGGCACCGCCAGCGCGCAAGGCAGCGATATCCAGGCCGACATCAAGGGCAAGCTCGGCGACGTCTCGGTGCTGTCTTCGCTGGTCGGCGTGCCGGTCGCCGGCGGGGTCGATTTCGCGCTGACGGCAAGCGGCGCGCGCAACGCACCGGATTTCTCGGTTTCGGCCGACAGTGCCAGCCTGACGGCCTCCGGCCGCACGGTCAAGGACATCAAGCTGACCGCATCGGGCAAGGCCGACATTGTGAGCCCGGCCGCAGATATCTCGCTGACCGGCGCGGTCGACGAACAGCCGCTCGCCATCAAGGCGGCGCTGGTGACGAGCGATGGCAAGCGCTCCATCAAGGGGCTCAGCGTAGCGCTGGGCGACAACAAGGTGTCGGGCGACCTCACGCTCGATGAGAAATTCCTGCCGCTGGGGACGCTGACGATCTCCGCGCCCGATATCGCGCCGCTGGCGTCGCTGGCCGGGCAGACGGCGGCCGGCGATATCGGCGGCACCGTGGTGTTCGCCAAAGACGGCGAGGCTCCCACTGTCACCATCAATGCAGCCAGCGTGTCGATCGCGCGCGGTGATGTGGCAGCCAAGGCAGTCACCGTCAGCGCACTGATCGCCAACTATCTCAACAGCCCTGCGATCTCCGGCACGATCAAGGCCGAGAGCGTGACCTCGGGAACGACCGTCGTCAGTGGCATCGGCGTCGACCTCAAGCGTGACGGCGACTGGACGAATTTCACCGGCGGAGCAACCATATCAGGCATTCCGGCGACAGCTGCCGGGCGGGCGAAGATTGCTGGCGGCGCGACCAGCGTCGAGATCGCGTCCGGCGAGGCGACGGTGCGCGGCATCAAGGTGGCGATCGCCGAGCCGTCGAGCCTGACCATTGCCGATGGCATAACCAACATTCAAAGGCTGGTAGTCGATCTCGGCGGCGGCTCGGTGACGCTGTCGGGCACGGCGGGCCAGACGCTCGATCTGGCGGCGACCTTCTCGGCGCTGCCGGCTGCGCTTGCCAATGGCTTTTCGCCCCGCCTCGATGCCGCGGGCACGCTCGACGGCACGGCGCAAATCACCGGGCCATCAGCAAATCCCGACATTCGCTTTAATGCAAAGCTGGCCGGCGCCGAGACGAGCCAGACCCGTCAGGCCGGGCTCGGGCCGCTCGATGTCGATGCGGCCGGCAGCTATTCCGCGGCCGGCGGCGTCGTGCTCGACCAGGCGACGCTTTCGGGTGAGAAAATCTCCGGCAAGGCGGCCGGCACCCTCAACCCGAACGGCGCCAGCGATTTCGCGCTCGATCTGACATCGTCAGGTCCGAGCCTGCCGTTGACGCTGGGCAGCGCGGAAAGCCCGATCAAGCTCGAATTGCAGGCGCTGTCGGTGAAGGCGGCCGGGCAGGCTGCGCAAGCCAAGCTCGACATCTCGGCGGTACTGCCTTCGGTGGCGACGGATGACGCCAAGGTCGAGGGCATTGCGCTTGCGCTGCATTCCGATGCATTTGATATGAAAAGCCGAACCGGTCCGATCTCGGGCACGGTGACGGCGGACAAGATCGGTCTGGACAATCCGACCATCGCGCCGCTGATCGCCGGCAAGATCACCGCCAAGATCGCCGGCACCCTGGCGGCGGACGCGATCACCATCGACAGCGGCTCGGTGCAGGCCGATGCGCTGGGCAGCGCCTTCAATGGCCGTGTCGGCTTTGCCGATGGAGCAATCGACCTCAACCTCAACGCCGACGTGCTGTCGGCGGCGTTGCCGGCGGCGGCGCGCAGCGTGCTGGCAGAGCGCACGCAGCTCAGCGCCACGCTGAAGCGGGATGGCAATGGCAATGTCAGCGCCAATCCGGTCAAGCTGGCGTCGGGCGCACTGACCGCGGACGGTCAGGCCAGTCTCGCCGACAATAAGCTCAGCGCAGATATCAAGGGTGCACTGGCCGACATCTCACTGTTGTCGAAAGATGCCAAAGGCGCGATCAGCTTCGCACTCAGCGCGCAGGGGCCTAGCCTGGCGCCGGACCTGTCGCTGACAGTCAACAGCGACCGGCTGCTGGTGGCGGAACGCGAAATCACCGGGTTGAAGCTGACCGCAACCGGCAAGGCCGACGCCGCCAATCCGGCGGCCAATGTGCAACTGACCGGCAATGTCGCGGGGCAGGCGCTTCAAGGCAGCGCGGTGCTGGCCACGGCCGACGGCAAGAGCGCCATCAACGGCCTGCTGTTGTCACTCGGCAAGAACAGGATTTCCGGCGACCTCGCCCTCGACGAGGCTTTCGTGCCGGTCGGCACCATCGCGCTCGACCTGCCGGATATCGGGCCGCTGGCGGCGCTGGCGCTGGAAAAGGCCGAAGGCGACGTGCGCGGCACCATCGCCTTCTCAAAGACCGCGGATGGCCCGAACGTCGCCGTCAAGGCTGCGACCGCTTCGATCACGCGCGGCGATCTGCAGGCGAAGACGGTGTCGATCGATGCGCTGGTCGCCAACTATCTCGCCGCGCCGGTCATCTCGGGCAAAATTCGCGCCGACAGCGTCATTTCCGGCGGCACCGCCATCAGCGGCATCGATGTCGATTTGAAGCGCGACGGCGACTGGACCGGGTTTTCCGGCGGCGCCACCGTCAAGGGCATTCCGGCGAAGGCTGCGGGCAGGGTAAAGGTGGCTGGCGGCACCACCACCATCGAACTCGCTTCCGGCCAGGCCACGGTGCAGGGCATCAAGGCGGCCATCGCCCAGGCCTCGACCGTCAGCATCGCGAACGGCACCACGACGCTGGACAAGCTGGTGCTCAATCTCGGTGGCGGCACGGCGACGGTGACCGGCAAGGTCGGGCAGGCACTCGACATCAGCGCCGCGCTGTCGAAGGTGCCGGCCTCACTCGCCAACAGTTTTTCGCCGGGCCTCCAGGCCGCCGGTTCGATTTCGGGAACAGTCAAGGTAACCGGCGCGCCGGGCAATCCGACTGTCGCTTTCGATATCGATGCTGGTGGGGTGCAGACCTCGCAGACGCGCAGCGCCGGTCTTGGCGGCATGAATATCTCTTCGTCGGGAACATTCGCCGGCAAGAAGCTCACCTTCAACGCCGACATCAGCGACGGCGCCGGGCTTGGCCTCAAGGGCGGCGGTACGGTAACGACGGCCGGCACACCAGCGCTGGTGCTCGACTTCAACGGCAAGGTGCCATTTTCCTTCCTGGCCGCCAAGCTTGCGGCGCAAGGCCTGTCGCTCAGCGGCACCGCCAACGTCAATATCCAGATGCGCGGCCCGGCGGCGTCGCCGGTGATCGGCGGCACGGTCAGCACGTCGGGCGCCCGCCTGGTCGACGCGCGCTCCGGCCTTGCCGTCAACGACATTGCCGCCGACATTTCGATCGGCAACGGCGTTGCCCGGATCAACCGGCTGACCGGCACGCTGTCGACACGCGGCAGCCTGTCGGCCTCCGGCACACTCGGCATCAATCCGGCGCAAGGTTTCCCAGCCGATTTGTCTATCAAGCTGGTTGACGGCCGCTATACCGACGGCAGGGTGGTGACAGCCAATCTCGGCGGCGACCTGACCATCAAGGGGCCGCTCACCTCGGCGCCGGTGATTTCGGGCACCGTCAACCTGGCCAAGACCGTCATCACCGTTCCCGATAAGCTGCCGGGCTCGCTGGCGGCGCTCGGTGTCAAGCACAAGAACGCGCCCGCCTCCGTGCGGGCGCAGGACAAGGCCTTGCGACCGGCGGCGGCCAGCGGGGGTGGCGGCAGTGGGCTTGTCCTCGACGTCACGGTCAATGCGCCGAACCAGATCTTCATCCAGGGCAGGGGTGTCGATGCCGAGTTCGGCGGTTCGCTGAGGCTGACCGGCCCGGCGGCTTCGCCGCAGGCGGTCGGCACCTTCACCTTGCAGCGTGGGCGGCTGTCGATCCTCGGCAAGCGGCTGACCTTTACCGAAGGCACGGTCGGCTTTTCGGGCTCGCTGGTGCCCTACCTCAACTTGACCGCGACATCGACCACGACCAGCGCCACCGTCACCATCGTCGTCTCGGGCGAAGCGACCAATCCGAAATTCGACTTCTCCTCGGTGCCGGCGCTGCCCGAGGACGAGGTGCTGGCGCAGCTGATTTTCGGCCGCTCTATGTCGAACCTGTCGCCGCTTCAGATCGCGCAGCTGGCCGAGGCCGCCGGCCAACTGGCCGGCGTCGGCGGCTCGACCTCGCTGCTCGAAAACCTGCGCAGTGCAATCGGCGTCGACGACCTGGATGTGACCACCGATGACCAGGGCGGCACCGCCGTGTCGGCGGGCAAGTACCTCAATGACCGCACCTATGTGACGATCCAGAAAGGCGACAGGCCAGGATCGGGCAAGGCGACGATCGACCTCAATGTGGGACGCGGCGTCAAGCTGCGCGGCGAGGCCAACGATGGCGGCGAGGCCAAGGGCGGCATCTTCTACGAAAAGGAATATTGAGTTCCTGGCCCTTACCGCCGCCGGAACTGGCGCTGTCTCAACCCGCCCAAATGTATCAGTTACTCGCCTAAGCAGATTCCGGCGGAATCTGGGCGCGCTAGCACTTTTGCGCCAAGTCTGTCGTTATCACGCGAACCGCTCCCTTTTCAAAGTTGCACATTCCCTAATAGGTTCCGTAGCCATGCCGTCTTTGACATCACGGCAGGGATGCGGAATGTTAAAAGGCGGAAAGCCAACAATGGGAGTTAAGGTATGACAAATTACAAGAGTAATGGCGATCGCGTTCCCGATCACATCCTGGCCATGGCCGAAGAAGCCAAGGCAGGCAAAGTCGATCGCCGCGAGTTCCTCGCCATGGCGAGCGTGTTCGGCGCGTCGACTGCGATGGCCTACGGCATGCTCGGCGTAGCCGTGCCGACCCAAGCCAGGGCCGAAGAGGTGCAGGGCAAGAAGGGCGGCATCCTGAAAGTCGCGCAATGGGTCAAGGATCCCAAGGATCCACGCAAGGCCGATTGGTCGGAAATCGCCAATGCCGAGCGCCAGGCGCTTGAGCCGCTGGTCAAGTACACCAGCGAATACACGTTCCGCCCGTACCTTCTGGAGAGCTGGGAGGTCAACGACGACGCCACCGAGTACACGCTGCATGTTCGCAAGGGTGTGACCTGGTCGAATGGCGATGCCTTCACCGCCGATGACGTCATCTTCAATCTCAAGCGCTGGGCCGACAAGAAGGCCGAGGGCAATTCCATGCCTGGCCGTCTCGGCACGCTGGTCAAGGACGACAAGCTCGACGAAAGCGCCGTGACCAAGGTCGACGACCACACCGTCAAGCTGAAGCTCGGCAAGGCCGACATCGCGCTCATTCCGAACATGTGCGATTATCCCGGTCTCATCGTCCACAAGAGCTTCGACGAGAAGGGCGGCGACTTCAAAGCCTGCCCGATCGGTACCGGTCCGTTCGAGCTCGTCTCCTACGATGTCGGCCAGAAGGTGGTCTACAAGCGCCGCGAGGACAACAAGTGGTGGGACGGCGAGGTGTTCCTCGACGGCATCGAATTCGTCGACTACGGCACCGATCCGGCAGCCATGGTCAGTGCCTTCGAGGCCGGCGAAGTCCATACCAATTTCGAGACCTCGGCCGACTATGTGTCGATCCTCGACGGACTGGACCTGGTCAAGTCCGAAATCGTCACCGCCTCGACCATCGTGTGCCGCACCAACATCAACAACAAGCCTTATGGCGATCAGAAGGTGCGTAACGCGCTGCAACTGGCGGTCGACAACAATGTCGTTCTGCAGCTTGGCTACGGAAATGCCGGCACGGTGGCTGAAAACCACCATGTCTGCCAAATCCACCCGGAATATTACGAGCTGTCCAAAGTCGCTCGCGATCCGGCCAAGGCCAAGGCGCTGATGGCGGAAGCCGGCCAGGCCGACTTCGAGCATGAGCTGATCACGGTCGACGAAGACTGGCACAAGAATACCGGCGACGCCATCGCCGCGCAGATGCGCGACGCCGGCCTCAAGGTAAAGCGCACGGTGCTGCCGGGCTCGACGTTCTGGAACGATTGGACCAAGTACCCGCTGTCGATGACCAACTGGAACATGCGGCCGCTCGGCGTCCAGGTTCTGGCGATCGGCTATCGCACCGGCGAGGCCTGGAACGAGTCGGCCTATTCCAACCCCGAATGGGATGCCAAGCTCAATGCAGCATTGGCCGTTGCCGATGCGGCCAAGCGCAAGGAGATGATGAAGGACATCGAGCAGATCCTGCAGGATTCCGGCATCATGATCCAGCCATACTGGCGCAAGCTCTACAGCCACTCGGTCAAGGCGGTGCAGAATTACAAGATGCATCCGACCTTCGAGCGCGACTACGGCAAGGTCTGGCTCGACCAGGCGTGATCGGAACGTCAGGGAAGGGGCGCTTCGCTCCTTCCCGTCACGCCTCGCATGGCCCAGAACCGGAAGCCGCCGCAGCAAAAAGTTGCGGACTCTCCTGAAAGACCGTTCAATAAACTGGGTTGATTGCATCCGAGTGCCGATTTGACGGCCAACTCTGCCGGCAACGGCAAAGCTGGTTTTTCGAACTGGCTCCAACCCCAACCAGACCGGCAGGGGACCGCCATGCTTTCTTTCGTAATCCGGCGTCTCGGCACCATGGCATTGACGATGCTGTGCCTGACGATGATCGTCTTCTTCCTGATCAACCTCGAGCCGAATTTGAAGAAGCTGGCGATCAGCCAGACCGAAATGCACACATCGGCCGAACAGCTCGAAAGCTGGCTGGTCAACCATGGCTACCGGCAGAACTTCTTCGTGCGCTACGGCCAATGGCTGGGCGTCGTCCCGAAACAACCGGTGACCGATCCGGCGACCGGCAAGCCGACGCAGCGTTTCTCCTTCTGCAACGATCCGCTGGAGCCGAAATTCTCCGGCATCCTGGAAGGTGATTTCGGCTGCTCGACCAAGTTCAAAACCTCCGTTGCGTCAAAGCTCTTCCCCGCACTCGCCGCCACCGGTATCCTGATGCTCTGTGTGCTGTTGGTGATGGTGCCAATTTCGCTGCTGATTGGCATCCTGGCCGGCATGCGCGAGGGCTCGCGAACGGACCGAACGCTGTCCGTCGCATCGATCGCGTCGACGGCGACGCCCGAATATGTGTCCGGCGTCATCTTCACCGTCATCTTCGCCTCCTGGCTCGGCTGGCTGAACGGTTCGGCCGCCTCGGCAAGCCAGGGCATCACCTTCTACAATTTCACCCTGCCGGTGATGACGCTGGCGATCTACGGCATCGGCTACATCGCCCGCATGACACGCGCCTCGATGGTCGAGGTGATGACGCAGCAATATATCCGCACCGCCCGGCTGAAAGGGCTTTCCTTCGGCAGCGTCGTCGTCAAGCACGCGCTGCGCAATGCGCTGATTGCGCCCTTCACCGTCATCATGCTGCAATTTCCCTGGCTGCTTACCGGCGTCGTCATCGTCGAGGTGATGTTCCGCTACCAGGGCTTTGGCTACACGCTGGTCGAGGCCGCCGGCAACAACGACATCGATCTGCTGCTTGGCTGTTCACTGGTCTCGGTGTTCATCGTGCTGATCACGCAGCTCATTTCGGATGTCGGCTACGCGTTCCTCAATCCGCGTATCAGAGTTCAATAGGGGGCTGGGGCAGATGCAGGTCGAATATATCGGTGCCTTCAATGTCGTGCTCGGCGTGATTGGGCGTTTCTGGCCAGTCTGGTTAGGGCTTGCCCTGGTGATGGGGGTGAGCTTCACCTACAAGAAAAGGCTCGGCCTCTACGGCCAGTTGTTCGATAGCGGCGTCGGCATAGTCGGTGTCGGCATCTGCCTGTTCTGGCTGTTCACGGCAATCTTCGCGTCGACCGTCGCGCCCTTCGATCCGCTCGCCCAGGTCCCGATCATGAAGGATGCGCTGCCGGGCGCGCTCGAGCCGGTATCGAAACTCATCTACTATTTCGGCGGCGACAAGCTCGCCCGCGATGTCTTTTCGCGCATGGTCTATGGCAGCCAGATCGTGCTGATCATCGCACCGGCGGCGACCGGTTTCGCGCTGATGGTCGGCATCACGCTCGGTCTGCCCGCCGGTTACTATGGCGGCCGGATCGACACCGTGCTGTCGTTCCTGGCCAATCTGGTGCTGGCCTTCCCGGTGATCCTGCTGTTCTACCTGCTGGTGACGCCCGGCATCATGGATACGCCCATCCCCTACGCCATGGCCGGGTTGTTCTTCCTGTTCCCGATCATATTCTTTTCCGTACTGTTCTGGACGCGCTACAAGAACCGGCCGGACCGCCTCTATATATTGCTCGGGCTGACGCTGATCATCGGCGGCTGGGTCTATGCCGGCCTGGTCTTCGATGCCGATCCGTTCAAGATCATCCACATCGACCCCAACCAGCTCAATATCTTCGTGGCGGTGGTGTTTGCTTCAAGCCCCGGCGTGTTCCGCATCGTGCGCGGCCTGGTGATGGACATCAAGACGCGCGACTATGTGGCGGCGGCGCAGACGCGCGGTGAATCGCCCTGGTACATCATGCTGTGGGAGATCCTGCCCAATGCGCGCGGACCGCTGATCGTCGATGCCTGCCTGCGCATCGGCTACACCACGATCCTGCTCGGCACGCTCGGCTATTTCGGGCTGGGTCTGGCGCCGGAGAGCCCGGATTGGGGCACCGCAATCAAGGACGCCAGCCGCCTGCTGCGCTCCTTCATCCACCCGGCGCTGCCGCCGACCATCGCGCTGATGTCGTTCGTGCTGGGCTTGAACCTGCTTGCCGACTCGCTGCGCGAACAATCGATGAAAGACTGATCTGCGGGTTTCGGCCCGCGAGCATGAAAATAGGATTGGAGCGACCCATGAATGAGGCAGTTCGAAATCCCCCAAAGTCGACCAATGGGCCGATCATCGAGATCGAGAACCTGTCGATCTCCTTCTTCACCCGCAAGGGCGAGATCCCTGCCGTCATGGACTTTTCCTGCACGGTGATGCCGGGCGAAGCCATGGGCATCGTCGGCGAGTCCGGCTGCGGCAAGTCGACTGTGTCGCTCGGCATCATGCGCGACCTCTCCAACATCGGAAAGATCGTCGGCGGCAAGATCAAGTTCCAGGGCAAGGACATGGGCGAGCTGTCCGACGAGGAGTTGCGCTCCATCCGCGGCAACAAGATCGCCATGATCTACCAGGAGCCGATGGCGAGCCTCAATCCGGCGATGAAGGTCGGCCAGCAATTGATGGAAGTGCCGCTGATCCACGACAAGGTGTCGAAGGAAGAGGCTTACAAAAGGGCGCTCGAAATGGTGCGCTCGGTGAGATTGCCCGATCCCGAACGCATGATGCGTTCCTATCCGCACCAGCTGTCCGGCGGCCAGCAGCAGCGCATCGTCATTGCCATGGCGCTGCTGTCGAAGCCGGCGCTGCTTCTGCTCGACGAACCGACGACGGCGCTCGACGTGACGGTGGAGGCCGGCATCGTCGAACTGGTCAAGGGGCTGGGCGAGAAGTTCGGCACGTCGATGATCTTCGTGTCGCACAATCTGGGCCTCATCCTCGAGACCTGCGACCGCATCACGGTGATGTATTCGGGCGAAGCGGTCGAGACCGGCAAGATCAAGGACGTGTTCGACCGGATGCGTCACCCCTATACGCAAGGGCTGTTCCGCTCGATTCCGCTGCCGGGCGCCGACAAGAATTCGCGGCCGCTGATCTCTATCCCTGGCCAGTTGCCGCTGCCGCATGAGCGGCCCAAGGGCTGCAATTTCGGGCCGCGCTGCCACCATTTCGTCGAGGGCGTCTGCAACGCCGCCGAAATCCCGATGATCGAGGTCGCCGGTCACGAAGGGCATTTCTCGCGCTGCGTGCGCTTCAACGAGATCGACTGGGAAGCGCTGCCTCCCGGCGCCAAGAAGGTCAATGAGAAGGTCGTGCCCGGCGCCCCGGTGCTCAAGATCGAGGATTTGAGAAAATACTACAAGGTCGGCGGCAGCGAAGTGTTCGGCTCCAGCGAAGGCCGCGTCGTCAAGGCCAATGAGACGATCTCGTTCATGGCGCGCGAATCCGAGACCGTCGCCATCGTCGGCGAGTCCGGCTGCGGAAAGTCGACACTGGCCAAGGTCCTGCTGGGGCTGGAGACGGCAAGTGCCGGCACAGTGACGCTGGGCAACAAGGAGATCCAGTCGACCGGCATCGAGAAGCGCAGCGTCGAAACGGTGTCGTCGATCCAGATGGTGTTCCAGAACCCGTTCGATACACTCAATCCCAGCCACTCCGTCGGTTCGCAGATCATCCGCACGCTGGAAAAATTCAAAGTCGGCAACAATGTCGCCGAGCGGCGCAAGCGCATGCTGGAGCTGCTCGACCTGGTGAAGCTGCCGCGGGCCTTCGAGACGCGCAAGCCGCGTCAGCTCTCAGGCGGCCAGAAGCAGCGCATCGGCGTGGCGCGTGCCTTTGCCGGCGATGCCAAGGTGGTGGTGGCCGACGAGCCGGTGTCGGCACTCGACGTCTCGGTGCAGGCGGCGGTGACCGAGCTGCTGATGGACATCCAGCGCAAGAACAAGACGACGATGCTGTTCATCAGCCACGATCTGTCCGTCGTGCGCTACATCGCCGACCGCGTCGTCGTCATGTATCTCGGCTACATCGTCGAGCAGGGCACGACCGACCAGATCTTCGCGCCACCCTATCACCCCTACACAGAGGCGCTGCTGTCGGCTATCCCGATCGCCGACACCAGCGTGGTCAAACGGCACATCGTGCTCGAAGGCGATATCCCGTCGGCGATGAACCCGCCGAGCGGCTGCCCGTTCCAGACGCGCTGCGGCTACAAGAAACTGGTGCCGGACAATCTGTGCGAGACCAAGGTGCCGCCGGTGAAGCATCTCGGCGATGGCCATATGAGCCTGTGCTGGCTGTCGGACGATGTGCTGGCGACGATGGAGCCCGTGATCAAGTTCGACAGGGAACACGCAGCGCATGAGGGCGTGCCGGAAGACGCACCGGATGGGATCGGCCCCGGTTTCGCCGGCGAACCGCCGAAGCGCCCGCATGGCAAGAAGCCGAGCTGACCAGCCATAGAGGCAATGCCGCTCGTTGGCGCATTGCCGCAGCGTCGCCATAGCTCAAGGAACGACAGCTACGTTCGCTTGAATATTGCTGTCCATTGCATTATGTGATGCGTGATGTTTGATGCGCGATAGGGAGCATATTGTGAGAACCACACTTGCAATCGATGACGATGTCCTACTTGCGGCCAAGGCCATGGCGCGGCAGCAGGATCGCAGCGTTGGCGATGTCATTTCCGATCTGGCTCGCCGCTCACTGCGCAGGCCACCGACCGGCGGTGAACGCAACGGCATCCCCTTGCTTGCATCGCGGCCCGACGGCCCGATGGTCGATCTCGAAATGGTCAATGCGCTTCGCGACGAATTGGCGTGACCTTCCTGCTCGACGTCAATGTGTTGATTGCGTTGATCGATCCGGCTCACGTCGCGCATGAAGATGCCCATCGGTGGTTCCAATCCACCGGGCATTTATCATGGGCAACATGTCCCATTACCTAGAATGGCGTCATCAGGATTGTAAGCAACCCGAAATACCCCAATTCTCCGGGTTCGCCCGCCGTGGTGGCGCAGATTGTCGGCAAGCTGCATGCCCTTTCAGGACATCAGTTCTGGCCTGACGAGATCAGCCTTGTCGGTTCCAACGACATCGATGCAGCCAGGATCCTCACCCCGGCACAGGTAACGGATAGCTATCTGTTGGGACTCGCCAAGGCGCGTGACGGCCAATTGGCGACGTTTGACCGAAAGCTGTCGACGGCAGCGGTAAAGGGAGGGAGGTCGATCCTCCACCTGATCCCAAGCGAATGAATGGCTGAGTTCCGCTTCGATCGCAAACTGCGTGGCTGCAAGACCGCTTGGCAACGTCAGCTGCCGCATTGCTGCAGCTGTTCGGCATAGTCGCGGGCCATCTTTTCGGTCGCCCTGGCATAGCCCTGCACGCCGGCATCGCCACGGTTGCCGCGGCCGTAGGCGGTCCAGCCGAGATAGTAGGCGAGATAGAGATTGTAGGTGTCGTTGCGGGCGACGCCGAACGTGTCTGATGTCTTGGAATGATACCAGCCGACGAAATCGACGGCATCGGCAA
This region of Mesorhizobium sp. C432A genomic DNA includes:
- a CDS encoding ABC transporter ATP-binding protein; translated protein: MNEAVRNPPKSTNGPIIEIENLSISFFTRKGEIPAVMDFSCTVMPGEAMGIVGESGCGKSTVSLGIMRDLSNIGKIVGGKIKFQGKDMGELSDEELRSIRGNKIAMIYQEPMASLNPAMKVGQQLMEVPLIHDKVSKEEAYKRALEMVRSVRLPDPERMMRSYPHQLSGGQQQRIVIAMALLSKPALLLLDEPTTALDVTVEAGIVELVKGLGEKFGTSMIFVSHNLGLILETCDRITVMYSGEAVETGKIKDVFDRMRHPYTQGLFRSIPLPGADKNSRPLISIPGQLPLPHERPKGCNFGPRCHHFVEGVCNAAEIPMIEVAGHEGHFSRCVRFNEIDWEALPPGAKKVNEKVVPGAPVLKIEDLRKYYKVGGSEVFGSSEGRVVKANETISFMARESETVAIVGESGCGKSTLAKVLLGLETASAGTVTLGNKEIQSTGIEKRSVETVSSIQMVFQNPFDTLNPSHSVGSQIIRTLEKFKVGNNVAERRKRMLELLDLVKLPRAFETRKPRQLSGGQKQRIGVARAFAGDAKVVVADEPVSALDVSVQAAVTELLMDIQRKNKTTMLFISHDLSVVRYIADRVVVMYLGYIVEQGTTDQIFAPPYHPYTEALLSAIPIADTSVVKRHIVLEGDIPSAMNPPSGCPFQTRCGYKKLVPDNLCETKVPPVKHLGDGHMSLCWLSDDVLATMEPVIKFDREHAAHEGVPEDAPDGIGPGFAGEPPKRPHGKKPS